GCTGCGGTTCAACTCCTGCTGGCTCTGGTCGTAGTCATAGACCACCACTCCCGCACAACTTCCGTTGGCGCAGTAGTCGCCGTAACCAACAGTCACCAACGTGGGTTCAAGTATGACGAGAACGCTGAGAGGCGAGGTCATCAACCTATCGATCCAGGTTGCGACTTGTGAAGAGATCGCCGAGGCCGTGAAGACGTCGCAGCGCGCGACGACTGATGCGCCGTTGATCGAGTACCATCGATTCCCGACCTGTTCCTCGTGTACTGAGGAGGCTAACTGGTGCTTGACCTGATTGCCGACCAAAGAGAAATCTCCTGGGCCCAGCTTGTTCTCAACGATGTATCGAGCGTGAGCCGCAGCCGCCTGACTATCACCTTCATTCAGACGCACCGGATCCAGATGTTCGAGCGCGCGATAATGGTTCATGCGGTCCAAAATTGCGGCACTTGTCGACGCAGTTTGCGGTGGAGTAGTTGCGGCTTCAAGCTCGCATGCTCCGAGCAGAATGACGCACATGGCGGCCAGTATCGCAACGAACCTCGAGCCTGTGTGCTCCGCATTCAGATGCCGAGAATCCACGATAATCCCCCTTTGAATCGCTGCTCAACAATGGTTCGGATTTCACCATAGCCTGCGGATAAGCGCGCTTAAGTCGCTTGACGCGATAACTCATGGGCGCAATTTTGCTAGCATCGTGGCGGTGGCTCAAGATGCGAACGGTGCGGGGGGGAAACATCCGGGGCTGACGCTTGTTTTCTACGCCTTCGGTCGCGAAGTCGCCGACTTCAAACGCAGAGTAAAGCATCGCACGCCCCTGCCGCATCGCGACTTGCGCGGCTTCCGCACCGAGATCGGCGGACGCGACGTCGCCGTCGTCGCCACCGGCATCGGGCATCTGCGTGCGCTCGAAAGCGTGCGGCTCGCATTCCAGGTGTTGCCCGCGCCCGAGATGGTCATCGGCACCGGCGTCGTTGGGGCGCTGTCGTACGGGCTGCGGCCCGGCGATATCGTGCTGGCCGATAGGATTATCCACAAGCGCGACGAGGAAGCTGAGCCCGAGCATATCGCGGCCGTCAACGAGACTCATCTGCGAGATGTCGGCCGCTATCTGAAAGTTGCCGGACTCCAATATTCGACTGGGCCGATACTGACGTCGCATCGTGTGCTGGTATCGGGCGACGAGAAGCGCCGCGCCAAGGAGGAGACCGGGGCGATCGCCGTCGATATGGAGACCGCGGCGCTGGCCGCAGAGGCGGTCGCGCGCGGAATCCCGTTCGCCGTGATGCGCACGGTGCTCGATCATATCGACGATGAAATCGCCGGCACCGAGATGACCGACGATCGCGGCCGCGTGCGCCCGCTGCGCGCGACGGGGCATCTGCTGCGCAACCCGACGATGCTGTTCAAGCTCCCGAAGCTCTTGCGCAACATGGGACTCGCCTCGGCGGCGCTGGCTAACGCGCTCGAAGCGATTGCGCATCGCGGGCGCCCGCCGTTCGCGATCGAGCCGAAGCGCAAGCAGCAGAAGAATCGTCGCCACTGAAGTCGCGCGCTATTTCTTGGTTGACTCGGTGTTAGCGTAAGGGTCGGACACGACCAGCTCTGAAATCTCACCCTTGGTCGAGATCCTGCCGACCTTGCCGTTGGGCTCGGTGAACCAGAGATTCCCGTCAGGTCCCGCGGTGATGAAGCTCGCGATCGTGCCGTCGGGCGTTTTGAACGGTGTGAATCCGCCCTGCGGAGTGACGCGATAGATGATGTGAGCCTTCACGACGGTCACCCACAAGTTACCGTCGGCGCCGCTGGCGATACCGAATGGAACGCCCGCCTCGGGCAAGTCGTACTCGGTTACTTTTCCGTTGGGATCGATCTTCGCGATTTTGTTCACGCGCAGCTCGGTGAACCAGACATTGCCGTCGGCGCCGCGCGTCATGCCGCCCGGGCGCGCATCCGGCGTGGGGATGTCGTATTCGGTGACAGTGCCGGTGAGCGTGATACTGCCGATGCGGTTGGACTTGTCCTCGGCGAACCACATCTTGTTATCACTGCCGACGACGATCTCACCCGCGCCGACGCCCTTGGGCAGGTTGTATTCGGTCAACTGCCCCGCGGTGCTGAGTCTGCCGATACGATCGCCGGAATGCTCGGTGAACCACAAATTGCCATCGGGCCCCGTGACGATCCCCGCTGGCCCGCTCTGATTGTCGGGCAGCTTGATGTACGCGATTTTGGTGTCGAGCGCGACGCGGCCAACCTGGTTGCCGGGCGTGTCGGTGAACCATACGGCGCCGTCGGAGCCCGAGGTGATTCGCTCGGCGAAGCCGTCCTTGTCTATTTTATACCGAACCACAGCGCCATCAGGCGTGACGCGCCCGATACCGTCGCCCTGGTACTCGGTGTACCAGATATTTCCGTCAGGCCCCGTCGTTATCGCATATGGCGCGTGAGTGCCGAGGCGCGCGCCCTTGTTCGGCGCGGCGGGAACGGGTGCCGCTGCCGCGCCAGGCCGGGTGGGTTGCCTGGTGGCGCAGGCGGACGCGATGAAAATGGCCGCGGCCGCTCCCAGAGCGCGCGCGAGCCGTGCACGATTTGACGATCCGAAGTTCATCCTGATGCGGCTGAAATCAATTTTACTTGCGACTCAGCCGCACGGGAATCGCACTAAAGCACTACTCCGCTCGAACGCAGCGAGGAGATTTCTCCGGCGCTGAAGCCGAAGTCGCGCAGCACCTCGTCGGTATGCTCGCCCTTGCCTGGCGCATGACGCCACAGCTCGGGGTCGGATTTCGAGAATTTCGCGGGCGAGCGTACTGCACGCACCCGGCCGCCCTGCGGATGGTCGTACTCGACGAAGGTCCCATTCGCGACGAACTGGGGATCGGTCCAAATCGAATCGAAGTCGTTGACGGGACCGCATGGAACGTCGGCCGCTTCGATACGCTCGAGCCAATAGGCGGACGGCTTGGTCGGGAAAAAATCGATGAGGGCCTTGATGCACCGCCGCACTCGCTCGTGCCGCGGTTCGTCGCCTTCAAACCATTCGGGATGGCCAACGGCGTCGAGAATTCCCGCCCAATGCTTGTCGGTCAGCGGCGCGATCGTGATGTAGCCGTCCGCAGTCTTGAACGGATCGAGCGTCGCCATCGTGGGGCGCTTGCCGGCGTCGTGCGGAAGGAAGGTGTGCTCGGTCGCGGTATCGCCCATGAGGTAGTAGGCGACCGCATCGATCATCGCGAGCGTAACGTGCTGGCCCTGGCCGGTCGTGCGCGCTTCGTGCAGCGCGGCGAGGATCGAGATCGCCGCGGTGAGCGATGTCACCTTGTCGGCGAGAATATTCTTCACCGCGCGCGGCTTGCCCTGTGTCGTTTGCGCCGTCATCAC
The nucleotide sequence above comes from Candidatus Binataceae bacterium. Encoded proteins:
- a CDS encoding CoA transferase, which codes for MGPLKDVRVLDLSMVVSGPFAAMMLADLGADVIKIEPPEGDVTRNIGGKARGGVPIGMLSWNRNKRDMILDLKREGAAEVLLRMAEQADIVMQNVRPGVMDRLGVGYEAIAARNPKIVYCSIAGYGFTGPAASKPAYDPIIQGWAGVMTAQTTQGKPRAVKNILADKVTSLTAAISILAALHEARTTGQGQHVTLAMIDAVAYYLMGDTATEHTFLPHDAGKRPTMATLDPFKTADGYITIAPLTDKHWAGILDAVGHPEWFEGDEPRHERVRRCIKALIDFFPTKPSAYWLERIEAADVPCGPVNDFDSIWTDPQFVANGTFVEYDHPQGGRVRAVRSPAKFSKSDPELWRHAPGKGEHTDEVLRDFGFSAGEISSLRSSGVVL